In Saccharothrix syringae, the following are encoded in one genomic region:
- a CDS encoding ABC transporter substrate-binding protein: MRKLVVGSTVLVVLAAGCAEGEQPVKTGPGVTDSTISLGVLTDLTGPFSATSQSRIKGYELFFGDLNDRGGVCGRKVELEQRDHGYDVDRALDGYFELEPRVLGFLDITGAPMTEAIEPDLVQTRALAAPASWSATLLGNPHMVVVGTTYDLDVINGLDHLRRTGAIHDGDTIGHIHLDSDFGRNALEGSVFAAQQWGMTLVPKAVQAGADVSAQVAELRTAGAKAVVLSTSPQQTATAVVAAAGWDAPFLVNAASYDPLVLRSEVAQAVVDRVLVVSPIAPFATDAEGPREVAEAFRRKFPDVEPTGSVDHGYAVGIAFAAIMEKACAERDLTRDGMLRAFQDTSDVDTGGLTGHLRFSLVGRPSSTRSYVSRPDPGTAGGLAVVEGLFESELVKLKGTRAR; the protein is encoded by the coding sequence CTCCCTCGGCGTGCTCACCGACCTGACCGGCCCGTTCTCGGCCACCTCGCAGTCGCGCATCAAGGGCTACGAGCTGTTCTTCGGCGACCTCAACGACCGCGGCGGCGTGTGCGGGCGCAAGGTCGAGCTAGAACAGAGAGACCACGGCTACGACGTCGACCGCGCCCTGGACGGCTACTTCGAGCTCGAACCCCGGGTGCTGGGCTTCCTCGACATCACCGGCGCCCCCATGACCGAGGCCATCGAACCCGACCTCGTGCAGACCAGGGCCCTGGCCGCCCCCGCGTCCTGGTCGGCCACCCTGCTCGGCAACCCGCACATGGTCGTCGTCGGCACCACCTACGACCTCGACGTGATCAACGGCCTCGACCACCTCCGGCGCACCGGCGCGATCCACGACGGCGACACGATCGGGCACATCCACCTGGACAGCGACTTCGGCCGCAACGCGCTGGAGGGCAGCGTGTTCGCCGCGCAGCAGTGGGGCATGACCCTCGTGCCGAAGGCGGTCCAGGCGGGCGCGGACGTGTCGGCGCAGGTGGCCGAGCTGCGCACGGCCGGCGCCAAGGCGGTGGTGCTCAGCACCTCGCCGCAGCAGACCGCGACGGCGGTCGTGGCGGCTGCGGGGTGGGACGCGCCGTTCCTGGTCAACGCGGCTTCGTACGACCCGCTGGTCCTCCGGTCCGAGGTGGCGCAGGCCGTGGTCGACCGGGTGCTGGTGGTGTCGCCGATCGCGCCGTTCGCCACCGACGCGGAGGGGCCGCGCGAGGTGGCCGAGGCGTTCCGGCGCAAGTTCCCCGACGTGGAGCCGACCGGGTCCGTCGACCACGGGTACGCGGTGGGGATCGCGTTCGCGGCGATCATGGAGAAGGCTTGCGCGGAGCGGGACCTGACCCGCGACGGGATGCTCCGGGCGTTCCAGGACACGAGCGACGTCGACACCGGCGGGTTGACGGGGCACCTGCGGTTCTCGCTGGTCGGGCGGCCGTCGAGCACCCGGTCGTACGTGTCCCGGCCCGACCCGGGGACGGCGGGTGGGTTGGCCGTGGTGGAGGGGCTGTTCGAGTCCGAGCTGGTCAAGTTGAAGGGGACGCGCGCGAGGTAG
- a CDS encoding SRPBCC family protein, whose product MIEVRTTVPTSVDRVFAVLADGWSYAGWVVGAAHIREVDPGWPAAGTRIHHSVGAWPVAVKDVTTVRVAEPPKVLELEARLWPIGAARIRFELAEVSGGTEVAMFEEAVKGPPALLPEGLQALFLTPRNRESLRRLADLAVRKESQ is encoded by the coding sequence ATGATCGAGGTGCGCACGACGGTACCCACGTCCGTGGACCGCGTCTTCGCCGTCCTGGCCGACGGCTGGTCCTACGCGGGCTGGGTGGTGGGTGCGGCCCACATCCGCGAGGTCGACCCCGGCTGGCCCGCGGCCGGCACGCGCATCCACCACAGCGTGGGCGCCTGGCCGGTCGCGGTGAAGGACGTGACGACGGTCCGGGTCGCCGAGCCGCCCAAGGTGCTGGAGCTGGAGGCCCGCCTGTGGCCGATCGGCGCGGCCCGCATCCGGTTCGAGCTGGCCGAGGTGTCCGGCGGCACCGAGGTGGCCATGTTCGAGGAGGCGGTGAAGGGGCCGCCGGCGCTGCTGCCCGAGGGCTTGCAGGCGCTGTTCCTCACGCCGCGCAACCGCGAGTCGCTGCGACGGCTCGCCGACCTCGCGGTGCGCAAGGAGAGCCAGTAG
- a CDS encoding phytoene desaturase family protein, giving the protein MSDVVDAVVVGSGPNGLVAANVLADAGWDVLVLEAADEPGGAVRTAELTAPGFHHDLFSAFYPLGAASPVMAGLGLDRHGLKWRRAPEVLAYVLPDDRVALLSRDVDRTAESVESFGAGDGDAWRGEFERWQRIRGELVDALMRPFPPVRAGTGLLGALGPGEALRFARSFVQSVRAFGDDRFTGEGAPLLLAGNAMHTDLGPDQAGGAAFGWLLSMLGQDFGYPVPEGGAGALTRALVRRLGGRVQCSRPVDRVVVAGGRALGVRDASGGFVRARRAVLADVPAPRLYLGLVGEDHLPARLVADLARFEWDDATVKVDWALSGPIPWTNPDARGAGTVHLGGDFNGLAMTSAEIACGRLPRVPFVIMGQMTTSDPTRSPAGTETAWAYTHVPRGEQWSPDRVRRRADRLEQLIEQHAPGFRELVRGRFVQGPGDLEARNPSLVGGSINSGTAAIHQQLVFRPVPGLGRADTPVDRLYLAGASAHPGGGVHGAAGANAARAAMARNGLAGDAYRLLIRGLHQAVYRGEGGW; this is encoded by the coding sequence TTGAGCGACGTCGTGGACGCGGTGGTCGTCGGGTCGGGTCCGAACGGGCTGGTGGCGGCGAACGTGCTGGCCGACGCCGGGTGGGACGTGCTGGTGCTGGAGGCCGCCGACGAGCCGGGTGGCGCGGTGCGCACGGCCGAGCTGACCGCGCCGGGGTTCCACCACGACCTGTTCAGCGCGTTCTACCCGCTGGGCGCGGCGTCGCCGGTGATGGCGGGGCTGGGGCTGGACCGGCACGGGCTGAAGTGGCGGCGGGCCCCCGAGGTGCTGGCCTACGTGCTGCCGGACGACCGGGTCGCGCTGCTGTCGCGGGACGTGGACCGGACGGCCGAGTCGGTGGAGTCGTTCGGCGCCGGCGACGGTGACGCGTGGCGGGGCGAGTTCGAGCGCTGGCAGCGGATCCGCGGTGAGCTGGTCGACGCGCTGATGCGGCCGTTCCCGCCGGTGCGCGCGGGCACGGGGCTGCTGGGCGCGCTCGGACCGGGCGAGGCGCTGCGGTTCGCGCGGTCGTTCGTGCAGTCGGTGCGCGCGTTCGGGGACGACCGGTTCACCGGCGAGGGCGCGCCGCTGCTGCTGGCGGGCAACGCGATGCACACCGACCTGGGACCGGACCAGGCGGGCGGTGCGGCGTTCGGGTGGCTGCTGTCGATGCTGGGGCAGGACTTCGGCTACCCGGTGCCCGAGGGCGGCGCGGGCGCGTTGACGCGGGCGCTGGTGCGGAGGCTGGGCGGTCGGGTGCAGTGCTCGCGGCCGGTGGACCGGGTGGTCGTGGCCGGCGGGCGGGCGCTGGGGGTGCGCGACGCGTCCGGCGGGTTCGTGCGGGCGCGCAGGGCGGTGCTGGCGGACGTGCCGGCGCCCCGGCTGTACCTGGGGTTGGTCGGCGAGGACCACCTGCCCGCGCGGCTGGTGGCCGACCTCGCGCGGTTCGAGTGGGACGACGCGACGGTCAAGGTGGACTGGGCGCTGTCCGGGCCGATCCCGTGGACCAACCCGGACGCGCGCGGGGCCGGGACCGTCCACTTGGGAGGCGACTTCAACGGGCTGGCGATGACCAGCGCGGAGATCGCGTGCGGCAGGCTGCCGCGGGTGCCGTTCGTGATCATGGGGCAGATGACGACGTCCGACCCGACGCGGTCGCCGGCGGGCACGGAGACGGCGTGGGCGTACACGCACGTGCCGCGGGGCGAGCAGTGGTCACCCGACCGCGTGCGGCGGCGGGCCGACCGGTTGGAGCAGTTGATCGAGCAGCACGCGCCCGGGTTCCGGGAGCTGGTGCGGGGGCGGTTCGTGCAGGGGCCGGGTGACCTGGAGGCCCGCAACCCCAGCCTGGTCGGCGGTTCGATCAACTCCGGGACGGCCGCGATCCACCAGCAACTGGTGTTCCGCCCGGTGCCGGGGTTGGGGCGGGCGGACACGCCGGTGGACCGGCTGTACCTGGCGGGGGCGTCCGCGCACCCCGGCGGTGGGGTGCACGGGGCGGCCGGCGCCAACGCGGCGCGGGCGGCGATGGCGCGCAACGGTTTGGCGGGCGACGCGTACCGGTTGTTGATCCGCGGGTTGCACCAGGCGGTGTACCGTGGGGAGGGAGGTTGGTGA
- a CDS encoding NAD-dependent epimerase/dehydratase family protein yields the protein MRVVVTGASGNVGTALRRALAPTGVEVTGIARRVPPRADTRWVSCDLGAPAAEAVLTREFTGADAVVHLAWAIQPTTGEPDMRRTNVTGSAHVLRAAARAGVPHVVVASSVAAYTPTSTSAPVDEGWPCNGVPGSAYSAQKVELERMLDDHPNVARIRPCAVVQPDAGGELGRWLLSPLLPPALLGRRWLPVPLWPDLRFQLVHADDVAEAVRLILRRRATGAFNVAADPVLRASDLAAAVGGFLVPVPFRALPGPAWLAWRAGLQPLHPGWLRLAARASLVDTTRLRALGWTPRHDPRQALGAVVAAIAEGRGTWGPLAPRRGPAWRGLGWGRPVHQSQEGGSR from the coding sequence ATGAGGGTCGTCGTCACGGGTGCCAGCGGCAACGTGGGGACGGCCCTGCGCCGCGCACTCGCGCCGACCGGCGTCGAGGTGACCGGCATAGCCCGCCGCGTACCGCCGCGCGCCGACACCCGCTGGGTGAGCTGCGACCTCGGCGCCCCCGCCGCCGAAGCGGTTCTGACCAGGGAGTTCACCGGCGCCGACGCCGTGGTGCACCTCGCCTGGGCGATCCAGCCCACCACCGGCGAACCGGACATGCGCCGCACCAACGTCACCGGCAGCGCCCACGTGCTCCGCGCCGCCGCGCGGGCCGGCGTGCCGCACGTCGTCGTGGCCTCGTCGGTCGCCGCCTACACGCCGACCTCCACCTCCGCGCCTGTCGACGAGGGCTGGCCGTGCAACGGGGTGCCCGGCAGCGCGTACAGCGCCCAGAAGGTGGAGCTGGAGCGGATGCTCGACGATCACCCGAACGTGGCACGCATCCGGCCGTGCGCGGTGGTGCAGCCCGACGCCGGCGGCGAGCTGGGCCGGTGGCTGCTCAGCCCGCTGCTGCCGCCCGCGCTGCTGGGCCGCCGCTGGCTGCCGGTGCCGTTGTGGCCCGACCTCCGGTTCCAACTCGTGCACGCCGACGACGTCGCCGAGGCCGTCCGGCTGATCCTGCGGCGGCGCGCCACCGGGGCGTTCAACGTGGCCGCGGACCCGGTGCTGCGCGCGTCGGACCTCGCGGCGGCGGTCGGCGGTTTCCTCGTGCCGGTGCCGTTCCGCGCGCTGCCGGGGCCCGCGTGGCTCGCCTGGCGCGCCGGGCTGCAGCCGCTCCACCCCGGCTGGCTGCGGCTGGCCGCCCGGGCGTCCCTTGTGGACACCACCCGGTTGCGCGCCCTGGGGTGGACGCCGCGGCACGATCCCCGGCAGGCTCTGGGTGCGGTGGTCGCGGCGATCGCCGAGGGACGCGGGACGTGGGGGCCGCTCGCCCCGCGCCGGGGACCGGCGTGGCGCGGGCTGGGGTGGGGACGGCCCGTGCACCAGAGCCAAGAGGGAGGTTCGCGTTGA